A portion of the Cyanobium sp. PCC 7001 genome contains these proteins:
- the nadA gene encoding quinolinate synthase NadA, with amino-acid sequence MVFAAAQTTQARAPEHSTWGTAPPPPSQLPAAIDALRRERNAVILAHYYQDDAIQDIADFIGDSLELARKAASTDADVIVFCGVHFMAETAKILNPAKTVLLPDLEAGCSLADACPADRFAAFRAEHPDHIVVSYINCSAAVKAQSDLICTSSNAVDLVQQLPADRPILFAPDQNLGRWVQNQSGRELTLWPGSCQVHETFSEQALLQLKLEHPEAEVLAHPECQQHLLDLADFIGSTSKLLARAAESAAPAFIVLTEPGILHQMRQRVPAKVFHEVPGADGCSCNACPYMRLNTLEKLWQCLHTMAPAIEMDEELRQRALAPIQTMLAMSR; translated from the coding sequence TTGGTTTTCGCAGCCGCCCAGACCACCCAGGCCCGTGCTCCCGAGCACAGCACCTGGGGAACAGCACCGCCACCGCCCTCCCAGCTGCCGGCGGCGATCGATGCCCTGCGCCGCGAGCGCAACGCCGTGATCCTGGCCCACTACTACCAGGACGACGCGATCCAGGACATCGCCGATTTCATCGGCGACTCGCTCGAGCTGGCCCGCAAGGCCGCCAGCACCGATGCCGATGTGATCGTGTTCTGCGGCGTGCACTTCATGGCGGAGACGGCCAAGATCCTCAATCCCGCCAAGACCGTGCTCCTGCCGGACCTGGAGGCCGGGTGTTCCCTGGCTGATGCCTGCCCGGCCGATCGCTTCGCGGCCTTCCGGGCCGAGCACCCCGACCACATCGTGGTGAGCTACATCAACTGCTCGGCGGCGGTGAAGGCCCAGAGCGACCTGATCTGCACCAGCAGCAACGCGGTGGACCTGGTGCAACAACTGCCGGCCGACCGGCCGATCCTGTTCGCGCCGGATCAGAACCTGGGCCGCTGGGTGCAGAACCAGAGCGGCCGCGAGCTCACCCTCTGGCCGGGCAGCTGCCAGGTGCACGAGACCTTCAGCGAGCAGGCCCTGCTGCAGCTCAAGCTGGAGCATCCCGAAGCCGAAGTGCTGGCCCACCCGGAGTGCCAGCAGCATCTGCTCGATCTGGCCGATTTCATCGGCTCCACCAGCAAGCTGCTGGCCCGGGCGGCGGAGAGTGCGGCGCCGGCCTTCATCGTGCTCACCGAGCCGGGGATCCTGCACCAGATGCGCCAGCGGGTGCCGGCCAAGGTGTTCCATGAAGTGCCGGGCGCGGACGGCTGCAGCTGCAACGCCTGCCCCTACATGCGGCTCAACACCCTGGAGAAGCTGTGGCAGTGCCTGCACACCATGGCGCCGGCGATCGAAATGGACGAGGAACTGCGGCAGCGAGCCCTCGCGCCCATCCAGACGATGCTGGCCATGAGCCGCTGA
- a CDS encoding TIGR04168 family protein, whose protein sequence is MGLLRLAVVGDPHGAWDGSDHRLLERLRPDAVLVVGDLSDGTPQVPALLRQLPLPVACILGNHDAGRDASGRTLQRQLTSLGDLHCGWALRELRPPGVAVVGARPGTAGGGFHLSKAVLAVFGPLTLQDSADRITAAALAADPQLPLVLLAHSGPSGLGSGAADPCGRDWKSPACDWGDQDLALAIRQIRQRRAVPLVVFGHMHHALRRGQGDRRSVAVDRRGTVYLNAAFVPRHGRDLGGQELRHFTWVELEAAPEGAVLRASHRWYGLDGQLHYEEVVHQAAPSPAGTAPLASGRVEPC, encoded by the coding sequence ATGGGTCTTCTGCGCCTGGCCGTGGTGGGAGATCCGCATGGTGCCTGGGATGGCAGCGACCATCGCCTGCTCGAGCGGCTCCGCCCCGACGCCGTGCTTGTCGTGGGTGACCTCAGCGACGGCACGCCCCAGGTGCCGGCCCTGCTGCGCCAGTTGCCACTGCCGGTGGCCTGCATCCTGGGCAACCATGACGCCGGCCGCGACGCGTCCGGCCGCACCCTGCAGCGCCAGCTCACCAGCCTGGGGGACCTCCACTGCGGCTGGGCGCTGCGGGAGCTGCGGCCGCCGGGTGTGGCGGTGGTGGGCGCCCGCCCGGGAACGGCCGGCGGGGGCTTCCATCTCTCCAAGGCGGTGCTGGCCGTCTTCGGTCCCCTCACCCTGCAGGACTCCGCCGATCGGATCACGGCCGCGGCCCTGGCCGCCGATCCGCAGCTGCCGCTGGTGCTGCTGGCCCACTCCGGCCCCTCCGGCCTGGGCAGCGGCGCGGCCGACCCCTGCGGCCGGGACTGGAAGAGCCCCGCCTGTGACTGGGGCGATCAGGATCTGGCCCTGGCCATCCGCCAGATCCGCCAGCGGCGCGCCGTTCCTCTGGTGGTGTTCGGCCACATGCACCATGCCCTGCGGCGCGGGCAGGGGGACCGGCGCAGCGTGGCCGTGGATCGCCGCGGCACCGTCTATCTCAACGCCGCCTTCGTGCCCCGCCATGGCCGCGACCTGGGGGGGCAGGAGCTGCGCCACTTCACCTGGGTGGAGCTGGAGGCAGCGCCGGAGGGGGCTGTGCTGCGGGCCAGCCACCGCTGGTATGGCCTCGACGGACAGCTTCACTATGAGGAGGTGGTGCACCAGGCGGCCCCCTCCCCGGCAGGCACCGCTCCGCTGGCCTCCGGCCGGGTCGAACCGTGCTGA
- a CDS encoding glycoside hydrolase family 104 protein, with the protein MSFVKTTNAFFAASVASLTASASALAPAQPAMAALGPPTLGTVGGSAGRVLTTIPVPPPVHRSHGASAVPAAARPLPQPHSVALSVPLPPPGPRVYAITPERRALLNTIRYAEGTWAGGADVGYRIMFGGGLMPSLDRHPNRVVRTARYASAAAGAYQFMPPTWAMVSRALGFRLQGPDAFGPQVQDQAALYLVQRRGALHLADQGQFTPYLAHRLAPEWASFPTLAGRSFYGQPVKRYQELRQFYEQNLAYLRQRQQRVLDDLAAAEPPKPVKPACLPSDSLRCQLEALDTLGPRSAS; encoded by the coding sequence TTGTCCTTCGTCAAAACAACGAACGCGTTCTTCGCTGCTTCCGTCGCTTCGCTCACGGCATCGGCCTCAGCCCTGGCGCCGGCCCAGCCCGCGATGGCGGCCCTCGGTCCTCCCACCCTCGGCACAGTGGGCGGCAGTGCCGGCCGGGTGCTCACCACCATCCCGGTGCCCCCTCCCGTTCACCGCTCCCATGGCGCGTCGGCCGTGCCCGCCGCCGCCCGGCCCCTGCCCCAGCCCCACTCCGTGGCCCTCTCGGTGCCCCTGCCGCCCCCGGGGCCGCGGGTCTACGCCATCACCCCCGAGCGGCGCGCCCTGCTCAACACCATCCGCTACGCCGAGGGCACCTGGGCCGGTGGTGCCGACGTGGGCTATCGGATCATGTTCGGCGGCGGGCTGATGCCCTCCCTGGATCGCCACCCCAACCGGGTGGTGCGCACCGCCCGCTATGCCAGCGCCGCCGCCGGTGCCTACCAGTTCATGCCTCCCACCTGGGCGATGGTGTCCCGCGCTCTCGGCTTCCGGCTGCAGGGTCCTGACGCCTTCGGTCCCCAGGTGCAGGACCAGGCCGCCCTCTACCTGGTGCAGCGCCGCGGTGCTCTTCATCTGGCCGACCAGGGCCAGTTCACCCCCTACCTGGCCCACCGCCTCGCCCCGGAATGGGCCTCCTTCCCCACCCTGGCCGGCCGCAGCTTCTACGGCCAGCCCGTGAAGCGCTACCAGGAGCTGCGCCAGTTCTACGAGCAGAACCTGGCCTACCTCCGCCAGCGCCAGCAGCGGGTGCTGGACGACCTGGCCGCCGCCGAACCGCCGAAGCCGGTGAAGCCCGCCTGCCTGCCGTCCGATTCGCTCCGTTGCCAGCTCGAGGCCCTCGACACCCTCGGGCCCCGCTCGGCCAGCTGA
- a CDS encoding TPM domain-containing protein yields the protein MGRSLAKRAATTLAALTLLFCALIGGWAGPAHAYDNPELLPDHPTPVIDLARALTDGQRAELEEHLTRFEAETGWKLRVLTQYERTPGLAVKEFWNLDERSLLLVADPRGGNLLNFNVGDALFALMPRTYWVELQTRFGNQYYVRDHGEDGAIVDALAAVETCLERGGCQVVPGLPNEQWVLTLATSILGGLIVGFAAYPRQEGRTVEWAWVLLLSPLWVILFGVFGVAPIVTRTDDLLPLLRNGLGFSGAIAAAYLIAQNTVGRSRIKPDES from the coding sequence ATGGGAAGGAGTCTGGCCAAGCGGGCGGCAACCACACTGGCGGCGCTGACGCTGCTCTTCTGCGCCCTGATCGGTGGGTGGGCGGGCCCTGCCCACGCCTACGACAACCCGGAGCTGCTGCCGGACCACCCCACCCCCGTGATCGATCTGGCCCGGGCCCTCACCGACGGCCAGCGGGCCGAGCTGGAGGAGCACCTCACCCGCTTCGAGGCGGAGACGGGCTGGAAGCTGCGCGTGCTCACCCAGTACGAACGCACGCCGGGACTGGCGGTGAAGGAGTTCTGGAATCTGGATGAGCGCAGCCTGCTGCTGGTGGCCGACCCCCGCGGCGGCAACCTGCTGAACTTCAACGTGGGCGACGCGCTGTTCGCCCTGATGCCCCGCACCTACTGGGTGGAGCTGCAGACCCGCTTCGGCAACCAGTACTACGTGCGCGACCACGGCGAGGACGGCGCCATCGTGGATGCCCTGGCCGCGGTGGAGACCTGCCTGGAGCGGGGCGGCTGCCAGGTGGTGCCGGGTCTGCCCAACGAGCAGTGGGTGCTCACCCTCGCCACCTCGATCCTGGGCGGCCTGATCGTGGGCTTCGCCGCCTACCCCCGCCAGGAGGGCCGCACGGTGGAGTGGGCGTGGGTGCTGCTGCTCTCACCGCTGTGGGTGATCCTGTTCGGCGTGTTCGGCGTGGCCCCGATCGTGACCCGCACCGACGATCTGCTGCCTCTGCTGCGCAACGGCCTGGGGTTCTCCGGTGCCATTGCAGCGGCCTACCTGATCGCCCAGAACACGGTGGGGCGCAGCCGCATCAAGCCCGACGAGAGCTGA
- a CDS encoding class I SAM-dependent methyltransferase yields MSGTPPACPDWLVQRLRERGGAVPFQRYMDWALHDPHHGAYGAGRLRIGRDGDFVTSPSLGPDFAALLAPQLADWLAALGTGALALVEAGPGEGSLALALAEALQRHWPELAGRTTLWLVEPNTGMAERQRRRLQGSPLPCRWTSWQELAAAPVRGVVLAHEVLDALAVERIVWDGALWRRQQVRLVEAGPTGAWLRLEPGEPLEPEALAQLAALGLEPPGDQRPPGWCSELHPGSGPWLQACAAALADGPLLVIDYALEAWRYYAPQRSAGTLLAYRGQRASPDPLLEPGAWDLTAHLCIDTLQHQARAAGWQVLGQCRQGEALLALGLAERLHGLQQAPEAGEASGLAELLERREGLLRLVDPHTLGDFRWLAFSRGAMATPRFLLPPDPGSWATRQTPA; encoded by the coding sequence GTGAGCGGCACGCCGCCGGCCTGCCCGGACTGGCTGGTGCAGCGGCTGCGGGAGCGCGGCGGTGCGGTGCCCTTCCAGCGCTACATGGACTGGGCGCTGCACGATCCCCACCACGGCGCCTATGGCGCCGGCCGCCTGCGGATCGGACGCGACGGCGACTTCGTCACCTCCCCCTCCCTGGGCCCCGACTTCGCGGCCCTGCTGGCGCCCCAGCTGGCCGACTGGCTGGCCGCCCTGGGCACAGGAGCGCTGGCCCTGGTGGAGGCGGGTCCAGGCGAGGGGTCCCTGGCCCTGGCGCTGGCCGAGGCCCTGCAGCGCCACTGGCCCGAGCTTGCCGGCCGCACCACCCTGTGGCTGGTGGAGCCGAACACCGGCATGGCGGAGCGGCAGCGACGGCGGCTGCAGGGGTCGCCCCTGCCCTGCCGCTGGACGTCCTGGCAGGAGCTCGCCGCCGCTCCGGTGCGGGGCGTGGTGCTGGCCCACGAGGTGCTGGATGCCCTGGCGGTGGAGCGGATCGTGTGGGACGGGGCGCTCTGGCGCCGCCAGCAGGTGCGGCTCGTGGAGGCCGGTCCCACCGGGGCGTGGTTGCGGCTCGAGCCCGGCGAACCCCTGGAGCCTGAGGCCCTGGCCCAACTCGCCGCCCTCGGGCTGGAGCCGCCCGGCGACCAGCGGCCGCCCGGTTGGTGCAGCGAGCTCCACCCCGGATCCGGCCCCTGGCTGCAGGCCTGCGCCGCGGCCCTGGCCGACGGACCGCTGCTGGTGATCGACTACGCCCTGGAGGCCTGGCGTTACTACGCCCCCCAGCGCTCCGCCGGCACCCTGCTGGCCTACCGGGGCCAGCGGGCCAGCCCGGACCCGTTGCTGGAACCCGGAGCCTGGGATCTCACCGCCCATCTCTGCATCGACACCCTGCAGCACCAGGCCCGTGCGGCCGGCTGGCAGGTGCTCGGGCAGTGCCGCCAGGGGGAGGCCCTGCTGGCCCTGGGTCTGGCCGAACGGCTGCACGGTCTGCAGCAGGCCCCTGAGGCCGGCGAGGCCTCAGGGCTGGCGGAGCTGCTGGAGCGCCGGGAGGGGCTGCTCCGTCTGGTGGATCCCCACACCCTGGGGGATTTCCGCTGGCTGGCCTTCAGCCGCGGTGCCATGGCCACCCCCCGCTTTCTCCTGCCCCCCGATCCCGGGTCCTGGGCCACCCGCCAAACCCCGGCGTGA
- a CDS encoding cation:proton antiporter subunit C, with amino-acid sequence MGSPLIDTFRLLEALVLGALLAGLLGLIGRQNLFLKALAMDVMGTAAVALFVLVAARSGLRTPVVADPDALRTLGSWADPIPQAVILTAIVIGLSIQAVLLVVITRLSAVDPLLEAASFEQLQAGRPTPNPAGAAPGTGAP; translated from the coding sequence GTGGGCTCACCCCTGATCGACACCTTCCGACTGCTGGAAGCCCTGGTGCTGGGGGCCCTGCTGGCGGGGTTGCTCGGGTTGATCGGCCGCCAGAACCTCTTCCTCAAGGCCCTGGCCATGGACGTGATGGGCACCGCCGCGGTGGCCCTGTTCGTGCTGGTGGCCGCCCGCAGCGGACTGCGCACTCCTGTGGTGGCGGATCCGGACGCGCTGCGCACCCTTGGCTCCTGGGCGGATCCGATTCCCCAGGCCGTGATTCTCACTGCGATCGTGATCGGCCTCTCGATCCAGGCCGTGCTGCTGGTGGTGATCACCAGACTCTCGGCCGTGGACCCGCTCCTGGAGGCGGCCAGCTTCGAGCAGCTGCAGGCCGGCCGGCCCACCCCGAACCCGGCGGGCGCCGCCCCCGGCACCGGAGCGCCATGA
- a CDS encoding proton-conducting transporter membrane subunit, with protein sequence MSLLIAWLLFPFLGAFLSALLPSTGRWLALVCALLTTAVGVLLFNGTCPWFLQLTGPLGVLLQADALAAPFLLLNGLVVLAVLLDTWSRKPPGPFLLLLMVLLGGLNSAFLAVDLVSLYVALEVVGVTAFLLILQKREPQQLWIALRYLLVGNTVMTLYLVGAALLYLQTGSFRLMALGAPGLDPRSLAVVVALLLVGLLTKSGVFLSGLWLPRTHAEAPAEVSALLSGVVVAGGLCPLLRLALQLPQLQPLLAAIGLASALLALIYALADTDLKRVLAWSTLGQAGLVLLSPASGAMYALAHGLAKACLFLLAGRLGSRDLTTWRLQPLPSALGVPWLLASLSIAGAPFLLGFWTKAQLSAGVERSGAAGALPDGLLLAMVGTAVVYARLCWRPIRWQPGGLPVGPWLLAGLLLLGGLALGPLPPLETTTKAVGVLAIGLGLFSGLTLITLARQRRRQPGSATPAPAPAPELVPWPAPLPLGLPDIERLQELLGGVAVVGAALVGLLMPQEVLWPG encoded by the coding sequence ATGAGCCTGCTGATCGCCTGGCTGCTGTTCCCGTTCCTCGGAGCCTTCCTCTCGGCCCTGCTGCCCTCCACGGGCCGCTGGCTGGCCCTGGTCTGCGCCCTGCTCACCACGGCCGTGGGGGTGCTCCTGTTCAACGGCACCTGTCCCTGGTTCCTCCAGCTCACCGGCCCCCTGGGGGTGCTGCTGCAGGCCGATGCCCTGGCGGCACCGTTCCTGCTGCTCAACGGGCTCGTGGTGCTGGCCGTGCTGCTCGACACCTGGAGCCGGAAGCCGCCCGGCCCCTTTCTGCTGCTGCTGATGGTGCTGCTGGGCGGGCTCAATTCAGCCTTCCTGGCGGTGGATCTGGTGAGCCTCTACGTCGCCCTCGAGGTGGTGGGGGTCACGGCGTTTCTGCTGATCCTGCAGAAACGGGAACCCCAGCAGCTCTGGATCGCCCTGCGCTACCTGCTGGTGGGCAACACGGTGATGACCCTCTATCTCGTGGGGGCCGCGCTGCTCTATCTGCAGACCGGCAGCTTCCGCCTGATGGCCCTTGGCGCCCCGGGACTCGATCCCCGCAGCCTGGCCGTGGTGGTGGCCCTGCTGCTGGTGGGTCTGCTCACCAAGTCGGGGGTGTTCCTCTCCGGGCTGTGGCTGCCCCGCACCCACGCCGAGGCCCCTGCCGAAGTGTCGGCCCTGCTGTCCGGGGTGGTGGTGGCCGGCGGGCTCTGCCCCCTGCTGCGGCTGGCCCTGCAGTTGCCCCAGCTGCAGCCCCTGCTGGCGGCGATCGGCCTGGCCAGCGCCCTGCTGGCCCTGATCTACGCCCTGGCGGACACCGATCTCAAACGGGTGCTGGCCTGGAGCACCCTGGGCCAGGCCGGCCTGGTGCTGCTCAGCCCCGCCAGCGGCGCCATGTACGCCCTGGCCCATGGCCTGGCCAAGGCCTGCCTGTTCCTGCTGGCGGGTCGCCTCGGCAGCAGGGATCTCACCACCTGGCGGCTCCAGCCCCTGCCGTCGGCCCTCGGCGTGCCCTGGCTGCTGGCCTCCCTCTCGATCGCCGGTGCGCCGTTCCTGCTCGGCTTCTGGACCAAGGCCCAGCTCTCCGCCGGCGTCGAGCGCTCCGGAGCCGCAGGAGCGCTGCCCGATGGGCTGCTGCTGGCCATGGTGGGCACCGCGGTGGTGTACGCCCGGCTCTGCTGGCGGCCGATCCGCTGGCAGCCTGGGGGCCTGCCCGTGGGTCCCTGGCTGCTGGCGGGCCTGTTGCTGCTCGGTGGACTGGCCCTTGGCCCCCTGCCGCCCCTGGAAACCACCACCAAGGCCGTGGGGGTTCTGGCCATCGGGCTCGGGCTGTTCAGCGGCCTCACCCTGATCACTCTCGCCCGGCAGCGCCGCCGCCAGCCCGGCAGCGCCACCCCCGCCCCGGCCCCCGCCCCCGAACTGGTTCCCTGGCCTGCGCCCCTGCCCCTCGGGCTGCCCGACATCGAGCGCCTTCAGGAGCTGCTGGGTGGTGTGGCCGTGGTGGGAGCTGCCCTGGTGGGCCTGCTGATGCCCCAGGAGGTGCTGTGGCCCGGATGA
- a CDS encoding Na+/H+ antiporter subunit E, translated as MITIALRLLIWCLLSADLGTTNVAIGLAVALALPQARHSRHLPLRQLFRLLLACLVAIPVAYAEAVRLLLRGPRLEGRQEASPVTARGSALLTFLEVFRITLTPLTIALGVERGGRAYRIHRMGRPLPPGEGASGTELP; from the coding sequence ATGATCACCATCGCCCTGCGCCTGCTGATCTGGTGTCTGCTCAGCGCCGATCTCGGTACCACGAACGTGGCCATCGGCCTCGCCGTGGCCCTGGCCCTGCCCCAGGCGCGCCACAGCCGCCATCTGCCGCTGCGCCAGTTGTTCCGGTTGCTGCTGGCCTGCCTGGTGGCCATCCCGGTGGCCTACGCGGAGGCGGTGCGCCTGCTGCTGCGGGGTCCGCGCCTGGAGGGCCGCCAGGAGGCGTCGCCGGTCACGGCCCGCGGTTCGGCGCTGCTCACCTTCCTGGAGGTGTTCCGCATCACCCTCACCCCGCTCACGATCGCCCTCGGGGTGGAGCGGGGGGGCCGTGCCTACCGGATCCACCGCATGGGCCGGCCCCTCCCTCCGGGCGAGGGTGCCAGCGGCACCGAGTTGCCCTGA
- a CDS encoding monovalent cation/H(+) antiporter subunit G — MSEGTSLTLHLSTLLLLAGLVLWFGGTWPLLGRGSFLRKLHYLGIADTLGSALMVVGLLLRFKPEWPLLLLALLSLVVWNTIFGYVLASCSQPLPPASPPAVREEHQP, encoded by the coding sequence ATGAGCGAGGGAACGAGCCTCACCCTGCACCTGAGCACCCTGCTGCTGCTGGCCGGGCTGGTGCTGTGGTTCGGCGGCACCTGGCCGCTGCTGGGCCGTGGCAGCTTCCTGCGCAAGCTCCACTACCTGGGCATCGCCGACACCCTCGGCTCGGCCCTGATGGTGGTGGGCCTGCTGCTGCGCTTCAAACCCGAGTGGCCGCTGCTGCTGCTCGCGCTGCTGTCGCTGGTGGTGTGGAACACGATCTTCGGCTACGTGCTGGCCAGCTGCTCCCAGCCGTTGCCGCCCGCCTCCCCCCCCGCAGTGCGGGAGGAGCACCAGCCATGA
- a CDS encoding hydrogenase subunit MbhD domain-containing protein, which produces MTAPAITLSGDAALLIPLTALLPLTAILLVTQPNPYQTLVMRGILGAVAALIYALLGAADVALTEALVGTLLSTTLYAVALRSSMVLRLALPGGTMPPQLVQRRLRSWLEPLHLRLELLSEPAPGDSGLHGLLLQGANLEHFELQLHRPQLHERLSALPGAADWRADGHSLVLLPPPAPQPPSQDAAP; this is translated from the coding sequence ATGACCGCACCAGCCATCACCCTCAGCGGCGATGCCGCCCTGCTGATCCCGCTCACGGCGCTGCTGCCGCTCACGGCGATCCTCCTGGTCACCCAGCCCAACCCCTATCAGACGCTGGTGATGCGGGGAATCCTGGGGGCGGTGGCGGCCCTGATCTACGCCCTGCTGGGAGCCGCCGACGTGGCCCTCACCGAAGCCCTGGTGGGCACCTTGCTCTCCACCACCCTCTATGCGGTGGCGCTGCGCTCCTCCATGGTGCTGCGGCTGGCCCTGCCGGGCGGCACCATGCCGCCCCAGCTGGTGCAGCGGCGGCTGCGGAGCTGGCTGGAGCCCCTCCACCTGCGGCTGGAACTGCTCAGCGAGCCGGCCCCGGGGGATTCGGGCCTCCATGGTCTGCTGCTGCAGGGCGCGAACCTGGAGCACTTCGAGCTGCAGCTGCATCGGCCCCAGCTCCACGAGCGGCTGTCGGCCCTGCCCGGTGCCGCCGACTGGCGGGCCGATGGACACAGCCTCGTGCTGCTGCCCCCGCCAGCCCCCCAGCCCCCCTCCCAGGACGCGGCCCCATGA
- a CDS encoding MnhB domain-containing protein, whose translation MSWIYALAAVLLCLAPLLLSLPEPPPLDRVLELLLQSGDVPNLVSTVILKTRLYDTVAEVVVFTLASIGVRWIFSGEPSQRRIRGLQDAPSVVLCQLGSTVCALVAVELALRGHLSPGGGFAAGVAGGTAIGLLLISGSVRLADRLYQRYRADLWEKAAVVAFLVVALLSLEGFTPWGPGTFGAIDSGGWIPLLNVLVAVKVTLGSWAMVQLLVRYRGLL comes from the coding sequence ATGAGCTGGATCTACGCCCTGGCGGCAGTGCTCCTCTGCCTGGCGCCCCTGCTGCTGAGCCTGCCGGAGCCACCTCCCCTCGATCGCGTGCTCGAGCTGCTGCTGCAGAGCGGTGACGTGCCGAACCTGGTGTCCACCGTGATCCTCAAGACCCGCCTCTACGACACGGTGGCCGAGGTGGTGGTGTTCACGCTGGCCTCGATCGGGGTGCGCTGGATCTTCAGTGGTGAGCCCAGCCAGCGACGCATCCGGGGCCTCCAGGATGCGCCTTCGGTGGTGCTCTGTCAGCTGGGCTCCACCGTGTGTGCCCTGGTGGCGGTGGAACTGGCCCTGCGCGGCCATCTCTCGCCGGGGGGCGGCTTCGCGGCCGGCGTGGCCGGCGGCACGGCCATCGGCCTGTTGCTGATCAGCGGTTCGGTGCGCCTCGCCGACCGGCTCTACCAGCGCTACCGCGCTGACCTGTGGGAGAAGGCCGCGGTGGTGGCCTTCCTGGTGGTGGCCCTGCTCAGCCTCGAGGGGTTCACGCCCTGGGGACCCGGAACCTTCGGCGCCATCGACAGCGGAGGCTGGATACCCCTGCTCAATGTGCTGGTGGCCGTGAAGGTCACCCTGGGCTCCTGGGCCATGGTGCAGCTGCTGGTGCGCTACCGCGGCCTGCTCTAG
- a CDS encoding SDR family oxidoreductase, which translates to MATIAVSGASGKTGWRVVQEALARGHRVKALVRPTSELPAGLEGAEVVRLQLGQTAELQNALRGCEALVIATGARPSVDLTGPLQVDAFGVRDQIRACDAVGLRRVVLVSSLCAGRWLHPLNLFGLILVWKRLGERWLEQSGLDWTVVRPGGLSEREEQLDAEGLVFSGPDQQESDSIPRRLVARVCLDALETPAAVGRIIEITSKAEQPSQSLDGWLAANA; encoded by the coding sequence ATGGCCACGATCGCAGTGAGCGGAGCCTCCGGAAAGACCGGCTGGCGGGTGGTGCAGGAGGCCCTGGCTCGGGGCCACCGGGTCAAGGCCCTGGTGCGGCCCACCTCCGAGCTGCCCGCGGGACTGGAGGGAGCGGAGGTGGTACGGCTGCAGCTGGGCCAGACCGCCGAGCTTCAGAACGCCCTGCGCGGCTGCGAGGCCCTGGTGATCGCCACCGGCGCCAGACCGTCTGTGGATCTCACCGGCCCCCTCCAGGTGGATGCCTTCGGCGTGCGCGACCAGATCAGGGCCTGCGACGCGGTGGGGCTCAGGCGGGTGGTGCTGGTGAGTTCCCTGTGCGCCGGCCGCTGGCTGCACCCGCTCAACCTGTTCGGCCTGATCCTGGTGTGGAAACGGCTGGGTGAGCGCTGGCTGGAGCAGAGCGGCCTCGACTGGACGGTCGTCCGCCCCGGCGGCCTGAGCGAACGGGAGGAGCAGCTCGACGCCGAGGGCCTCGTGTTCAGCGGGCCCGACCAGCAGGAGAGCGACAGCATCCCGCGGCGGCTCGTGGCCCGCGTCTGCCTGGACGCGCTCGAAACCCCGGCCGCCGTGGGCCGGATCATCGAGATCACCAGCAAGGCCGAGCAGCCCAGCCAGAGCCTGGACGGCTGGCTGGCGGCCAACGCCTAG